The following are from one region of the Capsicum annuum cultivar UCD-10X-F1 chromosome 1, UCD10Xv1.1, whole genome shotgun sequence genome:
- the LOC124897273 gene encoding uncharacterized protein LOC124897273, with protein MNGAVEVANKNIKKIKRKMVDSHRSWHDILPYALLAYHTTVQISAGKTPYVLVCGIETVIPIEVEISSLRIIQEAGLSNEELVCAYYEQLIMIDEKRMRTVCHGQLYQQRMICPFNKRVRARTFEVGKLLVKCIFPHQEEYKGKVAPNWQGPYVVCKVLFGGALILS; from the coding sequence ATGAATGGAGCAGTAGAAGTTGCaaacaagaacatcaagaagatcaAAAGGAAGATGGTCGATAGTCACCGATCATGGCATGATATATTGCCTTATGCCTTATTGGCATATCACACGACAGTCCAAATCTCGGCTGGAAAAACTCCTTATGTGCTAGTCTGTGGGATAGAAACAGTAATACCTATTGAGGTCGAGATATCATCTTTAAGAATCATCCAAGAAGCGGGTTTGAGTAATGAAGAATTAGTTTGCGCCTATTATGAACAACTTATTATGATTGATGAAAAGAGGATGAGAACTGTATGCCATGGCCAATTATATCAACAACGAATGATTTGTCCTTTCAATAAAAGAGTAAGAGCTCGCACATTTGAAGTTGGAAAATTATTGGTCAAATgcatattccctcaccaagaggagtatAAAGGAAAGGTCGCTCCAAATTGGCAGGGGCCGTATGTAGTCTGCAAAGTGCTATTTGGAGGAGCCTTGATTTTGTCTTAA